The Nicotiana tabacum cultivar K326 chromosome 1, ASM71507v2, whole genome shotgun sequence genome segment AGTTAATTAATATAGATACTCACCTCAATTTTATATCACTTTGCTATGGCAAGCTAATGTGATCCAATAAATGAAATGTGTCTTTATATACCCTGTGATCACTTAAACGTAGTTAATTAATATGCATACTCACCTCAGTTTTATCACATAACTATGGCAAACTAATGTAATTTAGTGTAAACATCGAGTGTAggttatcactatcacacaagttGGTTCAGACCACTAAGTAGTTCTGAGATTATTCTTATCAAGAAAGAGGCCATGTCATGCAACAACAATAAATCCAgtgtaattccacaagtggggtctagagAGGGTATTGTATACACAGACCTTACTCCTACTTTGCGAAGGTAGAaaagttgtttccaatagacccttggCTTAAAAAATAGTAATTGATTAGTAGTTCTCCCTCAGTAGTCAATATCTTTTACAATACTAATACTAATATAGTTTCTAATAGGAGCATCTGAAGGTTGGCAAGGAAACTGAGCCTCAATTATCTAAAACAAGTAATGCAAGGTCCAAAAAGGTTGCTAGGGAAAGTAAAGGCAGAATTCCATGCATTCAAACTGAAGTTGAACAGAATGGCAAAAGTCATACTTGAGTTTTACCCATGTGGACCTTATTTGCTGCTTTGAGTTCCTTATAAATACTCGAATGCCATCACTTCCCTGCAACAACAACTCGTTCTCTTTCGCTTAATTTCCTTTCTTGTGATCTTTACTCTTTAGTACAAATGGCTCCTCTTCAACTTGTCGCAGTCTTTGCAACAACTCTTATCTTCATGCAAACTACAGCGAATTCTCAGACATGCCCGGATTGTTTCGTTCATTCACGTGCAGCACACTATCCAAATTCAGAAGAAAAAGGAACAGAAAGTGAGATGCTTAACATGCATAGttgaacaataacatgtacctaAAATGGAGAAAATAAAAGTTTTCTCATAGAATAACCTTTTGTGTTTGATTGCATGCAGCTGGGAGTTGTGGATTTGGTACTTTTGGAGCAACAATCAATGGCGGAGATGTGTCAGCAGCATCAGACCTCTTTCGTAATGGTCTAGGATGTGGTGCATGCTACCAGGTAATGatcaaaaaggaagaaaaattatAGTTGATAAATAGATGATAATTAGCCAAGATTTTCAAATATAAGATGTCATTCCGAACTCTACCTTGTTTTGCTAGGTGAGGTGCACCAATAGTAACTATTGTTCTGATAAAGGAGTGACCGTAGTTATAACAGATCAAGGAGCAGGTGATCGCACAGACTTTATTCTAAGTCAGCAAGCCTTTGCTCGCATGGCTCAGACGACAGATGCTGCTGCTTCTCTATTATCACTTGGTGTGGTGGATATCGAGTATAGAAGGTAAGATGTATAATTGGGAAATATGGATATTAATTCATCGCAATACATAAGGTATCCATAAGCAATGTATTTTCTGTTAGAGGGAGACTCACATATTTGTCGCTCTTTCACCATCGAACAGGGTCTCTTGCAGCTATCCAGACAAAAATATTACAATCAAGATTGAAGAGAGCAGCGACAATCCTCATTACTTGGCTTTTGTGATATGGTATCAACAAGGGAAAAGGGATATTACAGCTGTGCAACTGTGCGAGGTACATCTGCTAGCTTTCAAGAACCTAACATCCGTTTCATCTTTCAGAATGCACTCAAGTTTCCACACAGCAAGAGTTTCTAATAAAGGCATAAAATAAAACCTGTAATAATGAAATACCTAAGAAAGATGTACATACACTCGCTAAAGAAATAACAGTTGGAGGAGGTTAAGGATGCTTCATCCAAATTCCTATATTTCAACATTTTGAATACTATGTTCTTTCATGCAGACACAAAATTTTGTATGCAAGCTGTTGGACAGGACACGTGGAGCAGTGTGGACTACTACTTCACCTCCAAGGGGACCTTTGCAAATCAGAATGCTATTGAGTGATGATGATGGAGATGAGACCTGGGTTATTCCTGTTAATAATATACCTGAGAACTGGAAATCTGGTGACACATATGACTCAGGAATACAAGTGGATGCATAAACACACAGGACTCTGTTGCTAAGATCAACTTGTTACTAGATAAGTTTATTGGCTCTTTGATGGTGTTAGCTCTCATTCTTTTCTGTTAGCAGTTCTAGTCAACAAAACGATCCTCACTCAATTATGTATTTTCAACAAATACAGTTCTAAGTTTTAAAGCAGTTTTTCATATTGATCATGACCAGATTGTACGAAATACAGAACTTGTCTAAATTTATTACTTTAAGCTGTGCATGAGCCCATCATCTTCCTGAACAGCATCCGACAATACACATTCAATAAGTACATGGACATTCCTTTAAGTACTAAATTCTGCATTGCATAGAATTACTCCCTTCATTTCATTTTATGTGAAGGTGTTTGACTGGCTACGGAATTTAcgaaagaatgaaagaaagaaagaaataaagacaTTTGGAACTTGTAGTCTTAAACGTGCCAGGGCATTTTTAGGGTAAATGGCAAGTTTAGAGTTAAACTTTTATAAAAAGAtaccattctttttggaacaagactaaaaaggaaagagtcACATAAAATGGCACAGAGGGAGTAGTATTTTATTCAACTATTTTAGCATATTCTTTCATATGTAAACTAAAGTTCTTCAATTAGATCACAGATCTGACTGTTCGAACTTAAAATATTGCTTGCATTACATTAAACAACAAATTTTCTGCACATTAATTCAAAGCAAATGCTAGCATTTATTGGAAAATACAGCCACCAAAATTAACCTGTATAAATAGAACATTAATTCTGGTCACAAGACTGTAGACATGAGAACCTCTAAGCTCTTAATAATAACACAAGTAATCAAGAAGAGGCAAAGAAGTCAACTGCAAAAATACTACAGTAGCTGCGGGTGTTGCAGGCAAAGGGGGTGAAACTGTGATCGTTACAGAATACAAAGGAAGATGCTGTATGATTAGAATCCACCAGCTATCTCAACCTGAAGAATCTTCAGATATATTATGGGGGGAAAACCTAAGTAGGAAATCTTGGAGAGCTCAGCTTATTAACTTTGGGATTTCACTGCCATATGTGATTATCTTAAGTTATCAACTACTGACTTTTTCTTCAACCTGAGGATATCTCAGCCTTTTTAAATTCTAAACTTTCAAGAATTCCATCAGTGATGTTCACTTTCGCTATTCCAATTGTCAGTTCTCGTCCCACCACAAAAGTTGCAGGTCAGTTGTATAAAGTCAAACAAGCATATAATGTACTTGCGGTACCATGCCAAACTTTCTGATGTACCTGAAATATGCAGAGAAACGTGGGTCTTAGCTCAAAAGCTCTTGCAGTTTTGTTCTGTGAGTTTGATGTCCTCGATCCGCTATCTCTTTTGCCTCGAAGGCATTCCCTATATTCAAGTTCCTTCATTCCATCACCTTTCACTCTGGCATTTGATCTGAACTCCCATCTCATTCAACATGGAACACAATATATTTCTCTTGTGTACTGAAACATCTTCTGGAAAACACCACATGTTCGAGTTTGCAAATTGGACTAGGCTAGATCCTGCTTCCTTTCTAATTCCCTTTACAACCATCATATTTCTTACCTTCTCCACGTCACCCCATCTCTCTTGCGCAGCATATATGTTGGACAGAAGCACATACGATCCAATATCCTCTGGATCCCTCTCAATTAATCTCTTGGCTATGATCTCACCAAGTTCCACATTTGAGTGGGTCTTGCAAGCCGAAAGCAAAGCTCCCCATAATGCCGGTCCAGAGTCCATAGGCATATTCTTGATAAGGTCTTCAGAATCTCTCGTCAAACCAGCTCGCCCAAGAAGATCAACCATGCAGCCGTAGTGCTCAACTTTAGGCTCTATTCTATAAACTCTAGTCATCACATTAAAATACCACCAGCCCTCTAATACCATCCCTGAGTGAGTACATGCACTTAGAACACAAACGAACGTAGCATCATTAGGCATCACTCCACTTTTTTCCATCTCCATGAATGTTTCAAGTGCTTCCTCACCGTGACCCGTGGGTTCCATAACCCATTATCATAGAGTTCCACGACACAACACTTTTCTCTGGCATCTGAGCAAATACCTCCTTCGCTAAATCCATCTGCCCGCACTTGGCATACATTGTCAACAGGGCAGTTGAAAGCAACGTGTCAGGGTTAATCCTCCTACTATAACTTATATAAGAATGTATCCACTTTCCTAGATCAAGTTTCCCTAAATGTGCACAAGCAGTCAAAACACTCATAAGGATTGCCTCATTTGGCTGAATATCTCTTCCCTGCATCAATCTATCAAACAATCTCAAACATTCCCCATAGTCCTTTAGTCTCACATAA includes the following:
- the LOC107823695 gene encoding expansin-like B1; translated protein: MAPLQLVAVFATTLIFMQTTANSQTCPDCFVHSRAAHYPNSEEKGTETGSCGFGTFGATINGGDVSAASDLFRNGLGCGACYQVRCTNSNYCSDKGVTVVITDQGAGDRTDFILSQQAFARMAQTTDAAASLLSLGVVDIEYRRVSCSYPDKNITIKIEESSDNPHYLAFVIWYQQGKRDITAVQLCETQNFVCKLLDRTRGAVWTTTSPPRGPLQIRMLLSDDDGDETWVIPVNNIPENWKSGDTYDSGIQVDA